A genomic stretch from Sphingomonas faeni includes:
- the rpsL gene encoding 30S ribosomal protein S12, whose product MPTINQLVRKGRDPQKAKSKVPAMEANPQKRGVCTRVYTTTPKKPNSALRKVAKVRLTNQREVISYIPGEGHNLQEHSVVLIRGGRVRDLPGVRYHVLRGVLDTQGVKDRRQSRSKYGAKRPK is encoded by the coding sequence ATGCCGACGATCAACCAGCTGGTCCGCAAGGGCCGCGATCCGCAGAAGGCCAAGTCGAAGGTCCCTGCGATGGAAGCAAATCCGCAGAAGCGTGGCGTTTGCACGCGCGTCTACACGACGACCCCGAAGAAGCCGAACTCGGCTCTGCGCAAGGTGGCCAAGGTTCGCCTGACCAATCAGCGCGAAGTCATCAGCTACATCCCGGGCGAGGGCCACAATCTTCAGGAGCATTCGGTTGTCCTGATCCGTGGCGGTCGTGTCCGCGATCTTCCCGGTGTTCGCTATCACGTCCTGCGCGGCGTGCTCGATACACAGGGTGTGAAGGACCGGCGTCAGTCGCGTTCCAAGTACGGCGCCAAGCGTCCGAAGTAA
- the rpsG gene encoding 30S ribosomal protein S7, giving the protein MARRRRPEKRVILPDPKFGDEVLSKFMNSVMLDGKKSVAELIVYGAFETVEQRAKRDPIGVFHDALNNVKPGIEVRSRRVGGATYQVPVEVRPERAQALAIRWLIGAARSRSENTMAARLSGELMDAANNRGNAVKKREDTHRMAEANRAFSHYRW; this is encoded by the coding sequence ATGGCACGTCGTCGTCGTCCCGAAAAGCGGGTCATCCTGCCTGATCCCAAGTTCGGGGATGAGGTTCTGTCGAAGTTCATGAACAGCGTCATGCTGGACGGCAAGAAGTCCGTCGCAGAGCTGATCGTGTACGGTGCGTTCGAAACCGTCGAGCAGCGCGCCAAGCGCGATCCGATCGGCGTTTTTCACGATGCGCTGAACAACGTGAAGCCGGGCATCGAAGTCCGTTCGCGCCGCGTCGGTGGTGCAACCTACCAGGTTCCCGTCGAAGTGCGTCCCGAGCGTGCACAGGCGCTGGCGATCCGCTGGCTGATCGGTGCGGCACGTTCGCGCAGCGAGAACACGATGGCTGCACGGCTGTCGGGTGAGCTGATGGACGCCGCCAACAACCGTGGCAACGCGGTGAAGAAGCGTGAAGATACGCACCGGATGGCGGAAGCCAACCGTGCATTCTCGCACTACCGCTGGTAA
- the fusA gene encoding elongation factor G has protein sequence MARSHPLDRYRNIGIMAHIDAGKTTTTERILYYTGKSYKIGEVHEGTATMDWMEQEQERGITITSAATTCKWRAEEGKGEEHLINIIDTPGHVDFTIEVERSLRVLDGAVACFDGVAGVEPQSETVWRQADKYGVPRMCFINKLDRTGADFYFCVNSIIERLGARPAVLYLPIGMEGGFKGLVDLVENRAIIWLEESLGAKFEYAEIPADLADKAAKYRSELIEMAVEQDDALMEAYLEGNEPSVADLKALIRKGTLSMAFVPVVCGSAFKNKGVQPLLDAVVDYLPSPLDVPAIQGLKLDGVTPDERPSSDEVPFSALAFKIMNDPFVGTLTFARIYSGKLETASQVTNSVKDKKEKVGRMLLMHANSREDIQEAFAGDIVALAGLKDTTTGDTLCAMNAPIILERMEFPEPVIELSVEPKTKADQEKMGVALNRLAREDPSFRVSSDPESGQTIIKGMGELHLEILVDRMKREFKVEANVGAPQVAYREYLKKPVDVDYTHKKQSGGTGQFGRVKVKVTPGERGSGITFKDEIKGGNIPKEYLPAIEKGFRETAASGSLVGFPIIDFEIVLYDGAYHDVDSSALAFEICARGAMREVAQKSGITLLEPVMKVEVVTPEDYLGDVIGDMNSRRGQIQGTDSRGNAQTVEAMVPLANMFGYVNSLRSFTQGRANYSMQFSHYDEVPQNVADEVKAKLA, from the coding sequence ATGGCCCGCAGCCATCCGCTCGACCGTTACCGTAACATCGGCATCATGGCGCACATCGACGCCGGCAAGACGACGACGACCGAGCGCATCCTCTATTACACCGGCAAGTCCTACAAGATCGGCGAAGTGCACGAAGGCACCGCGACGATGGATTGGATGGAGCAGGAGCAGGAGCGCGGGATCACGATCACGTCGGCTGCGACCACCTGCAAGTGGCGCGCCGAAGAAGGTAAGGGCGAAGAGCACCTTATCAACATCATCGACACCCCCGGCCACGTTGACTTCACGATCGAAGTCGAGCGTTCGCTACGCGTGCTCGACGGTGCGGTTGCATGCTTCGACGGCGTTGCCGGCGTCGAGCCGCAGTCCGAGACCGTGTGGCGTCAGGCTGACAAGTACGGCGTGCCGCGCATGTGCTTCATCAACAAGCTCGACCGCACCGGCGCCGATTTCTACTTCTGCGTCAACTCGATCATCGAGCGGCTCGGCGCGCGTCCGGCCGTGCTGTATCTTCCGATCGGCATGGAAGGCGGCTTCAAGGGCCTCGTCGATCTCGTCGAGAACCGCGCGATCATCTGGCTCGAAGAGTCGCTCGGCGCGAAGTTCGAATATGCCGAGATCCCCGCGGATCTGGCCGACAAGGCCGCGAAGTATCGCAGCGAGCTGATCGAGATGGCCGTCGAGCAGGACGATGCCCTCATGGAGGCGTATCTCGAAGGCAACGAGCCTAGCGTCGCCGACCTCAAGGCGCTGATCCGCAAGGGTACGCTGAGCATGGCGTTCGTGCCGGTCGTTTGCGGTTCGGCATTCAAGAACAAGGGCGTTCAGCCCTTGCTCGACGCCGTGGTCGACTATCTGCCTTCGCCGCTCGACGTTCCCGCGATCCAGGGTCTGAAGCTCGACGGCGTGACGCCGGACGAGCGTCCTTCGTCGGACGAGGTTCCGTTCTCGGCACTGGCGTTCAAGATCATGAACGATCCGTTCGTCGGTACGCTGACCTTCGCCCGCATCTACTCGGGCAAGCTGGAGACCGCGTCGCAGGTCACCAACTCGGTCAAGGACAAGAAGGAAAAGGTTGGTCGCATGCTGCTTATGCATGCGAACAGCCGTGAGGACATCCAGGAGGCTTTCGCTGGCGACATCGTCGCTCTCGCAGGTCTCAAGGACACCACGACCGGTGACACGCTCTGCGCGATGAACGCACCGATCATCCTCGAGCGGATGGAATTCCCCGAGCCCGTGATCGAGCTGTCGGTCGAGCCGAAGACCAAGGCCGATCAGGAGAAGATGGGCGTCGCGCTCAATCGTCTCGCACGCGAGGATCCTTCGTTCCGCGTGTCGTCGGACCCCGAGTCGGGCCAGACCATCATCAAGGGCATGGGCGAGCTCCATCTCGAGATCCTGGTCGATCGCATGAAGCGCGAGTTCAAGGTCGAGGCGAATGTCGGTGCTCCTCAGGTCGCGTATCGTGAATATCTGAAGAAGCCGGTCGACGTCGACTACACGCACAAGAAGCAGTCGGGTGGCACCGGCCAGTTCGGTCGCGTGAAGGTCAAGGTCACGCCGGGCGAGCGCGGTTCGGGCATCACGTTCAAGGACGAGATCAAGGGCGGCAACATTCCGAAGGAATATCTGCCGGCGATCGAGAAGGGCTTCCGCGAAACCGCCGCGTCGGGTTCGCTGGTCGGCTTCCCGATCATCGATTTCGAGATCGTGCTGTATGACGGCGCGTATCACGACGTCGACTCGTCGGCATTGGCGTTCGAAATCTGTGCGCGTGGCGCAATGCGCGAAGTGGCACAGAAGTCGGGCATCACGCTGCTCGAGCCGGTCATGAAGGTCGAGGTCGTTACCCCGGAGGATTATCTGGGCGACGTCATCGGTGACATGAACAGCCGTCGTGGCCAGATCCAGGGCACCGACAGCCGCGGCAACGCACAGACGGTCGAGGCGATGGTGCCACTGGCCAACATGTTTGGCTACGTGAACTCGCTTCGCTCGTTCACGCAGGGTCGCGCGAACTACTCGATGCAGTTCTCGCACTATGACGAAGTGCCGCAGAATGTTGCGGACGAGGTGAAGGCAAAGTTGGCCTGA
- the tuf gene encoding elongation factor Tu: protein MAKAKFERNKPHLNIGTIGHVDHGKTSLTAAITKVLAETTGGTAVDFANIDKAPEERERGITISTAHVEYETANRHYAHVDCPGHADYVKNMITGAAQMDGAILVVSATDGPMPQTREHILLARQVGVPAMVVFMNKVDLVDDEEILELVEMEIRELLSSYDFPGDDIPVIKGSATCALSGSNQKLGADAVTELMQAVDDYIPQPERPLDKPFMMPIEDVFSISGRGTVVTGRVETGIVKVGEEVEIVGIHPTVRKTTVTGVEMFRKLLDQGQAGDNVGALIRGVARDEVERGQVLCKPGTIKPHTDFNSEVYVLSKEEGGRHTPFFANYRPQFYFRTTDVTGTVELPEGTEMVMPGDNVSLGIKLIAPIAMDVGQRFTIREGGRTVGAGVVSQIDK from the coding sequence ATGGCCAAGGCAAAATTTGAGCGGAACAAGCCGCATCTCAACATCGGCACCATCGGTCACGTCGATCATGGCAAGACGTCGCTCACCGCTGCGATCACGAAGGTTCTGGCAGAGACGACCGGCGGTACCGCCGTCGACTTCGCCAACATCGACAAAGCTCCCGAGGAGCGCGAGCGCGGCATCACGATCTCGACCGCACACGTCGAGTACGAGACGGCCAACCGTCACTACGCGCACGTCGATTGCCCGGGCCACGCCGATTATGTGAAGAACATGATCACCGGCGCAGCCCAGATGGACGGCGCGATCCTCGTCGTTTCGGCGACCGATGGACCGATGCCACAGACCCGTGAGCACATCCTGCTCGCACGCCAGGTCGGCGTGCCCGCAATGGTCGTGTTCATGAACAAGGTCGATCTGGTCGACGACGAGGAAATCCTCGAGCTGGTCGAGATGGAAATCCGCGAGCTGCTCAGCTCGTACGACTTCCCGGGCGACGACATCCCCGTCATCAAGGGTTCGGCTACCTGCGCACTGTCGGGTTCGAACCAGAAGCTCGGCGCCGACGCCGTCACCGAGCTGATGCAGGCCGTCGACGATTATATCCCGCAGCCAGAGCGTCCGCTCGACAAGCCGTTCATGATGCCGATCGAGGACGTGTTCTCGATCTCGGGTCGTGGTACGGTCGTCACCGGCCGCGTCGAGACCGGCATCGTCAAGGTCGGCGAGGAAGTCGAGATCGTCGGCATTCACCCGACCGTCCGCAAGACCACGGTCACGGGCGTCGAGATGTTCCGCAAGCTGCTCGACCAGGGCCAGGCTGGCGATAACGTCGGCGCACTGATCCGCGGCGTCGCACGCGACGAAGTTGAGCGTGGCCAGGTGCTCTGCAAGCCGGGCACGATCAAGCCGCACACCGACTTCAACTCGGAAGTGTACGTGCTGTCGAAGGAAGAGGGTGGCCGTCACACGCCGTTCTTCGCCAACTACCGCCCGCAGTTCTACTTCCGTACGACGGACGTGACCGGCACCGTCGAGCTGCCTGAGGGCACCGAGATGGTCATGCCAGGCGACAACGTGTCGCTCGGCATCAAGCTGATCGCACCGATCGCCATGGACGTGGGCCAGCGCTTCACCATCCGCGAAGGCGGCCGTACCGTCGGTGCAGGCGTTGTTAGCCAGATCGACAAGTAA
- a CDS encoding endonuclease domain-containing protein, producing the protein MTLPEIALWRALRTNEEGLRFRKQHAAGPYVLGFYCAPARLAIEVDGEAHNQGDRPNETRPATPS; encoded by the coding sequence ATGACCCTGCCAGAGATAGCCCTCTGGCGTGCGCTGCGGACTAACGAAGAAGGCCTACGCTTCCGAAAACAACACGCAGCAGGCCCCTACGTCCTAGGCTTCTACTGCGCCCCAGCCCGACTCGCGATCGAAGTCGACGGCGAAGCTCACAATCAGGGCGACCGGCCGAACGAGACGCGACCCGCGACACCTAGCTAG
- the rpsJ gene encoding 30S ribosomal protein S10: MDSNIRIRLKAFDHRVLDQATGDIADTARRTGALIRGPIPLPTRIEKFTVNRGPHIDKKSREQFEVRTYKRMLDIVQPTPQTVDALMKLDLAAGVDVEIKLA; this comes from the coding sequence ATGGACAGCAATATCCGCATTCGTCTGAAGGCGTTCGATCACCGTGTGCTCGATCAGGCCACTGGCGACATCGCCGACACCGCACGCCGCACCGGCGCGCTCATCCGCGGTCCGATTCCCCTTCCGACGCGCATCGAAAAATTCACCGTGAACCGCGGCCCGCACATCGACAAGAAGTCGCGCGAGCAGTTCGAGGTGCGCACGTACAAGCGTATGCTGGATATCGTCCAGCCGACGCCGCAGACGGTCGATGCGCTGATGAAGCTGGACCTCGCCGCTGGCGTTGACGTCGAGATCAAGCTCGCCTAA
- the rplC gene encoding 50S ribosomal protein L3, translating to MRTGVIAKKMGMTRLFQEDGRHVPVTVLALEGNQVVSVREMDRDGYTAVQLGAGVAKSKNVAKPQRGHFGKAEVEPKAVVHEFRVNADGLLDVGAEISADHYVAGQIVDIQGKTQGKGFQGGMKRWGFGGLRATHGVSVSHRSLGSTGQRQDPGKVFKNKKMAGHMGDKYRTQQNLEIVSTDVERGLLFVKGSVPGSKGGWLFVKDSVKVARHADAPFPAGLKTANSNTAADTPAETTDAPAADGQEG from the coding sequence ATGCGTACTGGCGTGATCGCGAAGAAGATGGGGATGACCCGCCTGTTCCAGGAAGATGGTCGGCACGTGCCGGTCACCGTTCTGGCACTCGAAGGCAATCAGGTCGTTTCCGTTCGCGAAATGGATCGTGACGGCTACACTGCCGTCCAGCTTGGCGCAGGTGTCGCCAAGTCGAAGAATGTCGCAAAGCCGCAGCGCGGCCATTTCGGCAAGGCCGAAGTGGAGCCCAAGGCTGTCGTCCATGAGTTCCGCGTGAACGCAGACGGCCTGCTCGACGTCGGCGCCGAGATTTCGGCCGACCACTACGTCGCAGGCCAGATCGTCGATATCCAGGGCAAGACCCAGGGTAAGGGCTTCCAGGGCGGCATGAAGCGTTGGGGCTTCGGCGGTCTGCGGGCAACCCACGGCGTGTCGGTCTCGCACCGTTCGCTCGGTTCGACCGGTCAGCGCCAGGATCCGGGCAAGGTCTTCAAGAACAAGAAGATGGCCGGCCACATGGGCGACAAGTATCGCACCCAGCAGAACCTCGAGATCGTATCGACGGACGTCGAGCGTGGCCTCCTGTTCGTCAAGGGTTCGGTTCCTGGCTCCAAGGGCGGCTGGCTCTTCGTCAAGGACTCGGTGAAGGTCGCGCGCCACGCCGACGCACCGTTCCCCGCCGGTCTCAAGACCGCAAACAGCAACACCGCAGCAGACACGCCGGCCGAAACGACCGACGCACCTGCAGCCGACGGCCAGGAGGGCTGA
- the rplD gene encoding 50S ribosomal protein L4, with protein sequence MKIKVSSFAGTDAADIELNDEVFGLDPRADILHRVVTWQLEKRRETARGTRERADVARTGKKFGRQKGGGTARHGDRRAPVFIGGGKAHGARVRDFNPSLNKKVRSLGLRMALSSHAKAGSLVIMDSLAVEGGKTKTLQGDLAKLGFGKRALVIDGDMVDTSFAFAAGNLYEVNVMPAAGANVYDILKHDTLVLTRAAVEKLEARFHG encoded by the coding sequence GTGAAGATCAAGGTTTCATCTTTCGCCGGCACTGACGCAGCGGACATCGAGCTCAACGACGAGGTCTTCGGCCTCGATCCGCGCGCCGACATCCTGCACCGTGTCGTCACCTGGCAGCTCGAGAAGCGTCGCGAGACGGCTCGTGGTACCCGTGAGCGCGCAGACGTCGCACGCACCGGCAAGAAGTTCGGTCGCCAGAAGGGCGGCGGTACGGCTCGTCACGGCGATCGTCGCGCACCTGTGTTCATCGGTGGTGGTAAGGCACACGGCGCACGCGTCCGTGACTTCAACCCGTCGCTGAACAAGAAGGTTCGCTCGCTCGGCCTGCGGATGGCTCTCAGCAGCCACGCCAAGGCGGGTTCGCTGGTCATCATGGACAGCCTTGCTGTCGAGGGTGGCAAGACCAAGACGCTGCAGGGCGATCTCGCAAAGCTCGGCTTCGGCAAGCGTGCGCTCGTCATCGACGGCGACATGGTCGACACCAGCTTCGCATTCGCTGCGGGCAACCTGTACGAAGTGAACGTGATGCCGGCTGCCGGCGCGAACGTTTACGACATCCTGAAGCATGACACGCTGGTGCTGACGCGCGCCGCTGTCGAAAAGCTGGAGGCGCGCTTCCATGGCTAA
- a CDS encoding 50S ribosomal protein L23 gives MAKKQKAGIDNRHYDVILAPHITEKTTTLSEFNAVVFKVSNDATKPEIKAAVEALFDVNVVGVNTLVQKGKTKKWKGTNYSRSDMKKAIVTLKDGQSIDVTTGI, from the coding sequence ATGGCTAAGAAGCAGAAGGCGGGCATCGATAATCGTCATTACGACGTTATCCTCGCCCCGCACATCACCGAGAAGACGACGACCCTGTCGGAGTTCAATGCGGTTGTGTTCAAGGTGTCCAACGACGCCACGAAGCCCGAGATCAAGGCGGCCGTTGAGGCGCTGTTCGACGTGAACGTCGTCGGCGTGAACACGCTCGTCCAGAAGGGCAAGACCAAGAAGTGGAAGGGCACGAACTACTCGCGCTCGGACATGAAAAAGGCAATCGTGACGTTGAAGGACGGTCAGTCCATCGACGTGACGACGGGGATCTGA
- the rplB gene encoding 50S ribosomal protein L2 — MALKHYNPTSPARRGLILVDKSSLWKGRPVKALTEGKHKTGGRNNKGHVTSRGIAGGHKQKYRYIDFKRRKWDVEGTVERIEYDPNRTAFIALVKYPDEELAYILAPQRLAVGDKVLAAKKTDVKPGNAMELGQMPVGTIVHNVEMKPMKGGQIARSAGTYVQVVGRDKGMVMVRLNSGEQRYIRSDCMATVGAVSNPDNQNQNLGKAGRSRWMGIRPLTRGVAKNPVDHPHGGGEGRTSGGRHPVTPWGKPTKGARTRHNKSTDKMIIRSRHSTKRKG; from the coding sequence ATGGCACTCAAGCATTATAATCCGACATCGCCGGCACGCCGCGGTCTCATCCTGGTCGACAAGTCGTCGCTCTGGAAGGGCCGCCCCGTCAAGGCGCTGACCGAAGGTAAGCACAAGACCGGCGGTCGTAACAACAAGGGCCATGTGACCTCGCGCGGCATCGCCGGCGGTCACAAGCAGAAGTACCGCTACATCGACTTCAAGCGTCGCAAGTGGGACGTCGAAGGTACCGTCGAGCGGATCGAGTATGATCCCAACCGCACCGCGTTCATCGCCCTGGTCAAGTACCCGGACGAAGAGCTCGCCTATATCCTGGCGCCACAGCGTCTGGCCGTCGGCGACAAGGTTCTCGCGGCCAAGAAGACCGACGTGAAGCCAGGCAATGCCATGGAGCTCGGTCAGATGCCGGTCGGCACCATCGTCCACAACGTGGAGATGAAGCCGATGAAGGGTGGCCAGATCGCCCGTTCGGCCGGCACGTACGTGCAGGTCGTCGGTCGCGACAAGGGCATGGTGATGGTCCGCCTGAACTCGGGCGAGCAGCGCTACATCCGTAGCGATTGCATGGCGACGGTTGGCGCGGTCTCGAACCCCGACAACCAGAACCAGAACCTGGGCAAGGCAGGCCGTTCGCGCTGGATGGGTATCCGTCCTCTGACGCGCGGCGTCGCCAAGAACCCGGTCGACCATCCGCACGGCGGTGGTGAAGGCCGTACCTCGGGGGGCCGTCATCCGGTTACGCCTTGGGGCAAGCCGACGAAGGGTGCGCGCACGCGTCATAACAAGTCGACCGACAAGATGATCATCCGGTCGCGTCATTCGACGAAGAGGAAGGGCTAA
- the rpsS gene encoding 30S ribosomal protein S19 — MARSVWKGPFVDLHLLKKAETAQDTNARSPIKTWSRRSTILPSFVGLTFNVYNGRKFVPVSVNEDMVGMKLGEFAPTRYFPGHSADKKGKR; from the coding sequence ATGGCTCGTTCAGTCTGGAAGGGCCCCTTCGTGGACCTTCATCTGCTCAAGAAGGCAGAAACCGCCCAGGACACCAACGCGCGTTCGCCGATCAAGACCTGGTCGCGTCGCTCGACGATCCTGCCGTCGTTCGTGGGTCTCACGTTCAACGTCTATAACGGCCGCAAGTTCGTGCCCGTCTCGGTCAACGAGGACATGGTCGGCATGAAGCTCGGTGAGTTCGCGCCCACGCGCTACTTCCCCGGCCACTCCGCCGACAAGAAGGGCAAGCGCTGA
- the rplV gene encoding 50S ribosomal protein L22 → MSKQVSPRKVADNEALSVGTQIRGSAQKLGLVAALIRGKKVGDAMNILAFSTKGMAIEARKVLASAIANAENNHNLDVDALVVAEASVGKSITMKRFATRGRGKSTRILKPFSRLRIVVREQEEA, encoded by the coding sequence ATGTCTAAGCAAGTCAGCCCGCGCAAGGTCGCGGACAACGAGGCGCTTTCGGTCGGTACGCAGATCCGTGGTTCCGCGCAGAAGCTCGGCCTCGTGGCTGCGCTGATCCGTGGCAAGAAGGTCGGCGATGCGATGAACATCCTCGCCTTCTCGACCAAGGGCATGGCGATCGAAGCGCGCAAGGTGCTGGCCTCGGCCATCGCCAACGCCGAGAACAACCATAACCTCGACGTCGACGCACTCGTCGTCGCCGAGGCTTCGGTCGGCAAGTCGATCACGATGAAGCGCTTCGCCACCCGCGGCCGCGGCAAGTCGACCCGCATTCTCAAGCCATTCAGCCGTCTGCGCATCGTCGTGCGCGAGCAGGAAGAAGCATAA